A genomic segment from Ignavibacteriales bacterium encodes:
- the gdhA gene encoding NADP-specific glutamate dehydrogenase: MSNYVKDLMGMVKAKHPAEPEFHQAVMEVAESLSVCFDRHPEYRSAKILERIIEPERIMIFRVPWVDDQGEININIGYRIEMNSAIGPYKGGLRFHPSVNLGILKFLAFEQVFKNSLTTLPMGGGKGGSDFDPKGKSDLKIMRFCQAFMGELFRHIGPNTDVPAGDIGVGGREIGYMFGMYKKLRNEFTGVLTGKGLNWGGSLIRPEATGYGAVYFAAEMLATKGNTLEGKACLVSGSGNVAQYTVEKILELGGKVLTLSDSNGYIYDEEGINKEKLAFVMEMKNVRRGRIKEYTDKYKKAIYTPIDPNGPFNPLWNHKADCAFPSATQNEINAKDAQNLINNGVFVVSEGANMPTTPDGVNIFLDKGILYGPGKAANAGGVAVSGLEMAQNSMRFGWTREEVDNRLKMIMHSIHKTCVDTAERFNTPGNYVNGANIGGFLKVADAMMDQGVV, encoded by the coding sequence ATGTCCAATTACGTAAAAGATCTAATGGGTATGGTAAAAGCTAAGCACCCAGCAGAGCCAGAATTCCATCAAGCAGTAATGGAAGTTGCTGAATCACTTTCAGTTTGTTTTGATCGTCATCCTGAATATCGATCTGCAAAAATCTTAGAACGCATCATCGAGCCTGAAAGAATAATGATCTTTCGTGTTCCCTGGGTTGATGATCAGGGTGAAATAAATATTAATATCGGTTACAGAATTGAAATGAACAGCGCAATTGGTCCTTACAAAGGCGGGCTGCGATTCCATCCATCTGTAAACCTTGGCATCCTAAAATTTCTTGCATTTGAACAGGTTTTTAAAAACAGCTTAACAACGCTTCCTATGGGCGGTGGTAAAGGCGGATCTGATTTTGATCCAAAAGGTAAAAGTGATTTAAAGATTATGAGATTCTGCCAGGCATTTATGGGCGAACTTTTCCGTCATATCGGTCCTAATACAGATGTGCCTGCCGGAGATATTGGTGTAGGTGGAAGAGAGATTGGTTATATGTTTGGAATGTATAAAAAATTAAGAAATGAATTTACCGGTGTGCTTACAGGTAAAGGATTAAATTGGGGTGGTTCACTAATTCGTCCTGAAGCAACGGGTTACGGCGCAGTTTACTTTGCGGCTGAAATGCTTGCAACAAAAGGTAATACCCTTGAAGGAAAAGCATGCTTGGTTTCTGGTAGTGGTAATGTTGCACAGTACACAGTTGAAAAAATTCTTGAGCTTGGTGGAAAAGTTTTAACCTTATCAGATTCAAACGGATACATTTATGATGAAGAAGGCATTAACAAAGAAAAACTAGCTTTTGTAATGGAAATGAAAAATGTACGCCGCGGTAGAATTAAGGAATACACAGATAAATATAAGAAAGCTATTTACACTCCAATTGATCCTAATGGACCTTTTAATCCATTGTGGAATCACAAAGCTGATTGTGCTTTCCCATCAGCAACACAAAATGAGATAAATGCTAAAGACGCACAAAACTTAATTAACAACGGAGTCTTTGTTGTTAGTGAAGGTGCTAATATGCCTACAACTCCTGATGGCGTAAATATCTTTCTTGACAAAGGAATTCTTTATGGACCAGGTAAAGCGGCTAATGCAGGTGGTGTTGCCGTTTCCGGATTAGAGATGGCACAGAACAGTATGCGTTTTGGCTGGACGCGTGAAGAAGTTGATAATCGCTTAAAAATGATTATGCATAGCATACACAAAACATGCGTTGATACTGCTGAAAGATTTAATACACCGGGTAATTATGTTAACGGCGCAAACATTGGTGGGTTCTTAAAAGTTGCAGATGCAATGATGGATCAGGGAGTTGTTTAA
- a CDS encoding Glu/Leu/Phe/Val dehydrogenase, with translation MDSYNSFRVAQQQIIEAAKLLNLDQATIELLSTPQLETSFTLPVRMDSGDVKIFQAYRIQYNYSRGPAKGGIRFHPEETIDTIRALACWMTWKTAVVDLPLGGGKGGVCCDPKNMSDRELERLSREYVRAISPLLGVDIDVPAPDVYTNPQTMTWMMDEYETIKFKHSPGAFTDKPQQVGGTEGRRDATSRGGVISVREACNSLGFDPTKDFAVQGFGNAGQRAALLHPEILGGGRLVGVSDSRGAIFNKQGFDPIELVQHKLKTGTVLNYPGSKQIAHEELLELDVEVLYPAALENAIHTKNANKIKARIVCELANGPTTPEADQILFKKGVHVIPDILGSAGGVVVSYFEMVQDKSLYFWEEEEVHKKLDRKMTMAYHRVEEAIKEKKIHPRLAAMLVGVARVAEACKLRGWV, from the coding sequence ATGGATTCATACAACTCATTCCGTGTAGCTCAACAGCAAATTATTGAAGCAGCAAAACTTCTTAACCTGGATCAAGCGACAATTGAATTGCTAAGCACACCACAACTTGAAACAAGTTTTACTCTTCCGGTGAGAATGGATAGCGGAGATGTAAAGATTTTCCAGGCTTATCGAATTCAATATAATTACTCTCGCGGACCAGCTAAAGGAGGAATAAGATTTCACCCTGAAGAAACAATTGATACAATTCGTGCTTTAGCCTGTTGGATGACCTGGAAAACAGCAGTTGTAGATCTGCCGCTTGGCGGTGGAAAAGGTGGTGTTTGCTGTGATCCTAAAAATATGAGTGATCGAGAATTAGAAAGACTATCAAGAGAATATGTACGAGCAATTTCACCTCTGCTCGGTGTTGATATTGATGTTCCAGCACCGGACGTTTATACAAATCCGCAAACAATGACTTGGATGATGGATGAATATGAAACCATTAAATTTAAACATAGCCCTGGAGCTTTTACAGATAAACCACAACAGGTTGGCGGAACTGAAGGCAGAAGAGATGCAACTTCACGCGGTGGCGTAATTTCAGTTCGTGAAGCATGTAATTCTTTAGGATTTGATCCAACAAAAGATTTTGCCGTACAGGGATTTGGAAATGCAGGACAGCGTGCTGCGCTTTTGCATCCCGAAATACTAGGTGGCGGAAGACTTGTGGGTGTTAGTGATTCTCGTGGGGCAATTTTTAATAAGCAGGGTTTTGATCCCATTGAGCTTGTGCAGCATAAATTAAAAACCGGCACCGTTCTAAACTATCCAGGCTCCAAACAGATTGCGCATGAAGAACTTCTTGAACTTGATGTTGAAGTTCTTTATCCCGCTGCTTTAGAAAACGCCATTCACACAAAGAATGCAAATAAAATTAAAGCTAGAATAGTTTGTGAACTTGCAAATGGTCCAACTACACCTGAAGCCGATCAGATTCTTTTTAAAAAAGGTGTTCACGTAATCCCAGATATTCTTGGTAGCGCAGGTGGTGTTGTAGTTTCCTATTTTGAAATGGTCCAGGACAAATCACTTTACTTTTGGGAAGAAGAAGAAGTTCATAAAAAGCTTGATAGGAAAATGACTATGGCTTATCACCGTGTGGAGGAAGCTATTAAAGAGAAAAAGATTCATCCTAGATTAGCTGCAATGCTTGTTGGTGTTGCTCGTGTTGCCGAAGCATGTAAACTTCGAGGATGGGTATAA
- a CDS encoding histidine kinase has protein sequence MDRADDLKNSPETLFVEHGYGNRFQGFQNLMRLRVRDILLVSSLYDLYLFEEDGRLYELVRNEYQGLNLSHSPELTRVSSGQDAISLALEENRFDLIITTLHIEDMHPLSFAKQAKKSGLNVPIMLLAHDNKELKYLLLNPEINVFDKVFIWQGDFRIIIAMIKYLEDKMNVEHDSKMVGVQNVIFIEDNIRYYSSFLPIIYTEMLSQSQRLISEGINLTHKFLRMRARPKILLCANYEEALEYFTKYNELCLGIISDIDFPRKGKQDPKAGIRFAKTVKKEHPDIPVLLASTNPQNQIEAQQVDASFILKDSPTLLNELRQFMNQHFSFGDFVFRTKDGIEVARANNLRTLENSLKVVPIESIAFHASKNHFSNWLKARTEFGLAHQLRPRKVSDYPDFEALRKDLIESLQSYRAMRQRGIITDFNKESFDPESSFARIGGGSLGGKARGLGFVNTLINDYNVRDTHEDVIISVPAAVVIATEVFDQFLDENNLRSFALNCDDDAEITKRFLEAERFPEDILAELSAFLQIIHTPLAVRSSSLLEDSQYHPFAGVYETYMLPNNQPNPLVRLNDLLTTIKRVYASTFYQAPKNYIKITSYRLEEEKMAVIVQKMVGSKHENRFYPHFSGVAKSYNFYPLAPQKSTDGIVSTALGLGKWVVDGGLTVRFCPKYPTDLIQFYSAKDALENSQGEFFALRLDETNRFLETTHDTLVETFNLSVAEKDNTLNYVGATYSHDNDMIYDGLSRQGARLVTFGPILKNKIFPLSPILELLLDMGTWGMGTPVEIEFAVNLSPVNTGKKEFGVLQMRPLVVSHEYDNLIIENNSADKLICESHQVLGNGIIQDIFDVVLVDYHTFNRAKSHEVAAEVASFNSQLIAQKRPYLLIGVGRWGSLDPWLGIPVGWEQIAGARAIVETSFKDMSVEPSQGSHFFQNITSFMIGYFTVNNVSETGFVDWDWLLAQPHVDTKEFTRLIRFDKPIIIKMNGHQNKGIIMKPEV, from the coding sequence ATGGACAGGGCTGACGATCTAAAAAATTCTCCAGAAACGCTTTTTGTAGAGCACGGTTACGGAAATCGTTTTCAGGGTTTTCAAAACCTTATGCGCCTTCGCGTAAGAGATATACTGCTTGTATCCAGCTTATATGATCTTTACCTTTTTGAAGAAGATGGCCGCTTGTATGAGCTTGTTAGAAATGAGTATCAGGGACTAAATCTTTCTCACTCACCAGAACTTACTCGTGTTTCCAGCGGTCAAGATGCAATATCACTTGCGCTTGAAGAAAACAGGTTTGATCTTATCATTACAACATTGCATATAGAAGATATGCATCCCTTAAGTTTTGCAAAGCAAGCAAAAAAATCAGGTCTTAATGTTCCTATTATGCTTCTTGCTCATGATAACAAGGAATTAAAGTACCTGTTGCTTAATCCCGAAATAAATGTGTTTGATAAAGTTTTTATCTGGCAAGGTGATTTTAGAATTATCATCGCAATGATTAAGTATCTTGAAGATAAAATGAATGTTGAGCACGATAGCAAAATGGTTGGTGTTCAAAATGTTATTTTTATTGAAGATAATATAAGATACTATTCCTCTTTTCTCCCCATTATTTATACTGAAATGCTTTCTCAATCTCAACGACTTATTTCTGAAGGAATAAATCTTACGCATAAATTTTTGAGAATGCGTGCAAGACCAAAAATACTTTTATGTGCTAATTATGAAGAAGCGTTAGAATATTTTACGAAGTACAATGAACTTTGTCTCGGAATTATTTCAGATATAGATTTCCCTCGTAAAGGTAAGCAAGACCCAAAAGCAGGAATAAGGTTTGCAAAGACTGTAAAAAAAGAACATCCGGATATTCCGGTTTTACTTGCATCTACAAATCCACAAAATCAAATTGAAGCACAGCAAGTAGATGCATCTTTTATTCTTAAAGACTCACCAACTTTGCTTAACGAGCTTCGACAGTTTATGAATCAACATTTTAGTTTTGGAGATTTTGTTTTTAGAACTAAAGATGGAATTGAAGTTGCGCGCGCAAATAATCTTAGAACACTTGAAAACTCTTTAAAAGTTGTGCCGATTGAAAGCATCGCATTCCATGCCTCAAAAAACCACTTTTCAAATTGGTTAAAGGCAAGAACAGAATTTGGCTTAGCGCATCAGCTAAGACCGAGAAAGGTATCTGATTATCCTGACTTTGAAGCTTTAAGAAAGGATCTTATTGAATCTCTGCAAAGTTATAGAGCTATGCGCCAGCGAGGAATAATAACGGATTTTAATAAAGAGTCATTTGATCCTGAAAGCAGTTTTGCAAGAATCGGTGGCGGATCACTGGGAGGAAAAGCAAGAGGATTAGGTTTTGTCAATACATTAATTAACGATTATAATGTTCGCGATACTCACGAAGATGTAATTATTTCTGTGCCTGCTGCGGTGGTAATAGCAACAGAAGTTTTCGATCAGTTTTTAGATGAGAATAACCTAAGAAGTTTTGCTCTTAATTGTGATGATGATGCTGAAATAACAAAAAGATTTTTAGAAGCGGAAAGATTTCCTGAAGATATATTGGCTGAGCTTTCAGCTTTTCTTCAAATAATACATACTCCGCTTGCAGTTCGTTCTTCCAGCTTATTAGAAGATTCACAATATCATCCGTTTGCGGGTGTATATGAAACTTATATGCTCCCAAATAATCAGCCGAATCCATTAGTTAGATTAAATGATCTGCTTACAACTATAAAAAGAGTTTACGCCTCTACATTTTATCAGGCTCCAAAAAATTATATAAAAATAACTTCTTACCGTTTGGAAGAAGAAAAAATGGCCGTAATTGTACAGAAAATGGTGGGAAGTAAACATGAAAATAGATTCTATCCACATTTTTCTGGTGTTGCAAAGTCGTATAATTTTTATCCACTGGCACCTCAAAAATCTACAGATGGTATTGTTTCCACAGCCTTGGGACTTGGTAAATGGGTAGTCGATGGTGGGCTGACTGTAAGATTCTGCCCCAAATACCCAACTGATTTAATTCAGTTCTATTCTGCAAAAGATGCACTAGAAAACAGTCAGGGAGAATTTTTTGCTTTACGTTTAGATGAGACTAACCGATTTTTAGAAACAACACACGATACTCTTGTTGAAACTTTTAATCTATCTGTTGCTGAAAAAGATAATACACTAAATTACGTGGGTGCAACTTACTCACATGATAATGATATGATTTACGATGGGCTTTCCCGGCAGGGCGCAAGATTAGTTACTTTTGGTCCCATACTAAAAAATAAAATATTTCCTCTTTCTCCCATTTTGGAATTACTATTAGATATGGGGACCTGGGGAATGGGAACTCCGGTTGAAATTGAATTTGCAGTAAACTTATCTCCTGTAAATACGGGTAAAAAAGAATTTGGTGTTTTACAAATGAGACCACTTGTAGTCTCTCATGAATATGATAATTTGATTATTGAGAACAACAGTGCTGATAAATTGATATGCGAAAGCCATCAAGTTTTAGGAAACGGAATTATACAAGATATTTTTGATGTTGTGCTCGTTGATTACCATACATTTAATCGAGCAAAAAGCCACGAAGTTGCTGCAGAAGTTGCATCCTTTAACAGCCAATTAATTGCACAAAAACGTCCGTATCTTTTGATAGGAGTTGGCAGATGGGGATCACTTGATCCGTGGCTTGGAATACCGGTAGGATGGGAACAAATAGCTGGCGCGCGTGCAATCGTTGAAACGAGTTTTAAAGATATGTCTGTAGAACCATCCCAAGGTTCACACTTTTTTCAAAATATTACATCTTTTATGATTGGATACTTTACTGTAAATAATGTTTCCGAGACAGGGTTTGTTGATTGGGATTGGCTTTTGGCGCAGCCGCACGTGGACACAAAAGAGTTTACAAGATTAATTAGATTTGATAAACCTATTATTATTAAAATGAATGGACATCAGAATAAAGGAATAATTATGAAACCGGAGGTATAA
- a CDS encoding response regulator transcription factor, with amino-acid sequence MNNDKIKIVIADDHAIVREGLKQIVAEEKDMQVCGEAEDASGLMELLKKEKWSIVVLDINMPGKSGLEALKDIKQLYPDLPVLILSMFSEDQYGLRAIKAGASGYLKKVSATTELVVAIRKIVSGRKYINPVLAEKLAENFGHDKLNLLHDNLSDREFQIMCNIALGKSAEEIAEELSLSINTIYTYRNRILEKMSMKSNVELAQYAIQNKLIEL; translated from the coding sequence ATGAATAATGATAAAATAAAAATAGTTATTGCAGACGATCATGCAATTGTTCGTGAAGGACTTAAGCAAATTGTTGCTGAGGAAAAAGATATGCAAGTCTGTGGTGAAGCTGAAGATGCTTCGGGTCTTATGGAACTTCTAAAAAAAGAAAAATGGAGCATCGTTGTTTTGGATATAAATATGCCTGGTAAAAGTGGTCTTGAGGCACTAAAGGATATTAAACAACTGTATCCTGATCTTCCAGTTTTAATTTTAAGTATGTTTAGTGAAGATCAATATGGATTACGAGCAATTAAGGCAGGTGCATCAGGATATCTTAAAAAAGTCAGTGCAACAACTGAATTAGTTGTTGCTATAAGGAAGATAGTATCCGGCAGAAAATATATTAACCCTGTGCTTGCTGAAAAACTTGCAGAAAATTTTGGACACGATAAACTTAATTTACTTCACGATAATCTTTCAGACCGCGAATTTCAGATAATGTGCAATATTGCACTAGGAAAAAGTGCTGAAGAAATTGCAGAAGAACTTTCACTTAGTATTAACACAATTTATACATATCGAAATAGAATACTTGAAAAAATGTCCATGAAGTCTAATGTTGAATTAGCACAATATGCTATTCAAAATAAGTTGATTGAATTGTAG